The following nucleotide sequence is from Melioribacteraceae bacterium.
GCGGTGTATAATAAATTAATCCCGGCATCTGCGATATATGATTTCCTTCCGTCCGGTAATCTTTTTGAAGCAATAACAGTTGTAATTAAATATCCCGCTTCATCAACAATAGCACGACCGGTTTCGAGATAAACTTTGGGTAAATCCCCCGGTTTTAAGTTTCTGAAAAGAGCAGTCGTAATACTTTCGGCATACTCGTCTATTGATGGAATCATTACATCGGGTTCTTGGTATGTCCCTTTTAGTTTACTTTTTGACGGAAACCCTCCGCCTATATCGTAGTAATCAATTTTCATATTAAACTTATCTTGAATTTCATAACCGAACTTAATCATCTTCTCAATCTCAACCGCGTACGCATTTGGATCTAATATAAATGTTCCAATGTGACAATGCAGTCCATTTATAACGAGTTTACCTTTGCTAACCATTCGTTTAACGGCATCCATCGCTTGTCCTGAATCTAAATTCAATCCGAAGCGTGACCATTGCGGGTAAATACCGGTATCCATATTAACACGCATACCGACTTTAATTTTCTTATTCAGTTTATCAGCTATTTTTTCCAAATCATAAATTTCATCAAAGTGATCAATGTTAATCAGCGATCCCTCTTTAACTGCTTTTTCAAGAGCATGTAAATTTTTATAAGGACCGTTGTAAATAATTTTATTCCCGGGAATTCCTAAACTTCGTGCTTTATCATATTCCATTTCCGAAACAACTTCGGCTATTGCTCTTTCTTGATGAAACACCGAGCAGATAGCGGGTAAATAATTTGTTTTATATGACCAGCCGAAAGTAATGTTCGGGTATCTTGTCGAAAAAGAGTTATAATAAGCTTTGTATCTTTTGCGAAGTGAAGTTTCCGAAAAAACAAATAACGGTGAGCCGAATTTTTCGACTAATTGATTTATAGTAACGCCGTCAATTTCAGTTCTGACTTTTCTCGTATAATATGGACTGTTGCCGAACTTATTCATCATTCCGGTTTGTACTTTTATTATCACAGGTTTTTCATATCTCTTCGCCATCTTAATTTTCTCCCTTTGTAATAACATTTTGGAAGGTGCTCATATCAGTTATTGTTTCGTAAGTGTAGCGAACATAAAGTTTTCCTGCATCGTAATCTTTATCTAATTCGAACGGTAAATCCAATGCTTTTTTAATCATATTCGCAGGAAGATTAATTCCACATCCCGTTGCAAAGTAAGACCAAGCTGGAAAACGAGGATTGATTTCTATTAAATAAACTTTTTCTTTATCAACTATACACTCAAGTTCAAACGGACCTTTCCATTTATATTCTTTAACAAAATTGGATGCAGCGTTCATCATCAATTCATTTTTTATTGAAACGCCCGTCCAAATTTTACCGAGTGAAGTAATCCACATTTTTTTGAGTCCGAGTTTACCAAGTAAATTTCCTTCACCGTCGCCAACGCCGACAACGTTCATCTCTTCACCTTTGACAACTTCTTGAAGAATAATCGGGTAGCCCCACTCGGCGGAAATTTTATGAAAGTGACTCATTGCTTCTTGAGTTGTATAAGCTCTTTCGGCTTTGTAGTAAGCTCCTTTTACCATTACAGGAAGACCAATTTTTTCAACTTCTTTAATTAATTCCTCCGGCGAACTTACAACCGAAGTTTTCGGTAAATCGATTTTAACTCTTTCCGCAACTTGAAGAAGTTTGTCTTTTGCGCGGAGTTTGTATTGACTTTCGGTCGGAACAAAAATTTTGATACCGAATTCTTCTATTTCTTTTGTGTATTTGGTGTAAATGGGAAGTTCGGAATCGAGATTGGGAATTACAAAATCTAATCCATATGAATCTTTTATATATGAAAGTCTTTCCAGCAAAGCATCTTTTCCGCTTGATGGATAAGGAAGTATAAAAGTTTTGTCGATCAGCCAATCTAAATAAATGCCAGGCTCCATTGCGTCATAAGCTAATCCGATAACCTTTACATTTAAGTCGGGATCTTCTTTTAGTGAACGAGCAACTCCAACACCCGGACCGGGATTATCAACCGCATTGATTCCTGATACGGCAATTTTCAATTCTTTCATCTTTCACCTCAATAAATATTATATGTGTTAAGGTGTGTGATGAAATCGGAAATATCACTTGAAATTTCTTCCGGCGTTTCTTCAAATTCTTTTGAAAGTTCTTCGGCTATCTGATCGATCTCTTTTCCTTCACGTAAGGAATTGATTATGAAAAGTCCGGTTGGATTTACAGTGTAGCTGTCCCCTGTAGTTGGATCAAAAATGAAACCTTCCGAATTAACAGCGAGTTTATTTAACCGGTTCATTACCCCTCCGATATTTTATCTTATTATCTAATTTGACAGCTAGTATGTTAATCAGGTTTAAATGTAAGGGAAATTATCTATTAATGTTAGCTCTCTGAGTATGCTTTAAGAGACTCGTTATCCATAATTTCCGAGAAACCGTTTCCGTCAAAAACTTCTGTGGTTATGTTCTGACCCAACGTTAACCTGTATGCAAGCTGCAGAAGATGTGATTCTATGTTGAATGTTTTTGTGCATTCGTTACAGATTTGAAGTCCTTTGATTTCTCCATTATCATTTAACAACAAATCTATTTGTGAATTTGAATAGATTACAGAATCTAATCCTGTGTATTGGTTAGTTTTTGTTTCGACAGGGTTACTGTCGGAGTCATCAATTTCTAATAACCTATCGTACTCTATTGTATCTTCGAATAAAATTTTATAAAACATCTTGATGAGATGTTTGTATAATAATATCGATTCAATTTGAATTTGTTTCTAAGAATCTTAGTTTACGTTATGAATAGAAATTAACAATGAAGTTGAAAGGAGAAAACAATGGCCGCAACACCAAGCGCAATGGTAGAGTTGGGAACTAAAGCTCCGGGTTTCAATTTACCTGATACAATTTCAGGTAAGCAAATTAGTTTAGATGAAATTAAATCCGACAAAGCAACAGTCGTGATGTTTATTTGTAATCACTGTCCATATGTTATTCACATAATTGAAAAACTTTCCGAAGTTATAAAGGAATATCAGAAGAAGGGAATTAGTTTTGTTGCGATTAGTTCAAATGATGTTCAAAATTACCCGCAGGATTCTCCGGATAAAATGAAAGAGTTTGCCGAGGAGTTTAATTTTTCTTTCCCTTATTTATATGATGAAACTCAAGAAGTTGCAAAAGCATACCAAGCAGAATGCACGCCGGACATTTTTGTTTTTGACAAGGAATTGAAATTAGTTTATCGCGGTCAGTTTGATGACTCTCGTCCAAGTAAAGATACACAGGTAACCGGTAAAGATTTAACAGCCGCACTTGATGCAATTTTGGAAGGCAAGCATGTTAGTGAAAAACAAATTCCAAGCGTTGGTTGTAATATAAAGTGGAAGAGGTAGACACCCAGAAACCTAACTTCTTTTAAAGTTAGGTTTCTTAAAACTATACCCAAACAAAAAGCCCGACTTTTTCAAAAAGTCGGGCTTTTTTTATTTAATCATCTGCAACTTAACAGAATGTGTTTTCTGTGGTGTGATTGCTACAAAAATATAAATTCCGCTTGAAACAGTTTCTCCGTAATCATTTCTGCCGTCCCAATTGAATTCGTATGTTCCTTTTGTGTTCGGATTCAATTCGAATGTCTTAACGACTTGTCCCAGTATGTTGTAAATCTTAAATGAAATATTATCGCTCAACATCCCGGGCGGTAAATTAACTCTAATCTTAGTCTGACTGTTAAACGGATTCGGATAAGCGGCTAATGAAAATTCTTCGATAACATTAACCGAATCGGTTTCCACATCTGTTGAGCCGCCGCCGTCATCTCGACAATCATAACATACTTCCCCACCGAGAGATGGTTCAAGACATATAAATGCCGTATGATAAGAAAGGACTCTGTTGCTTATACTCGTTCCAATTATTTCGCTTATAATATTATTGGCAGATCCTTGTCCCTCTAGCTCCTTAATGTATCTGCTTACCCACATCTTTCTTAAAGTGCTGTCGCTTTGATCGGCAATATCATCGGTGATTTCAAAATTTCTGGTGAAAACATTTCCTTCATACACACCATTTATTTCAACGGTAAAATCACCGGAACCATTAAATTTTCCTAATTGAAAAATGGGCATATCAAGATAAGTGCTTGATCCGGTCAAGTTGATATTATATCTACCGTAACAGAATCCGTTTGTTAGACTTGTATATAGGTCGAATGTACTTATGAATCCACCCACACCTTGGAATGCTTTTGTTAATAACTCGTTGAAAGAATAACCATCAAGCATACGAGTTAAATTACCGCCGGTCATTCTGCTGATATTATTGTAAAAATATTGATTCCCTTCATAGTACTGATTGCCTATGTAAACATACTTCACGTTTCTGTTTTGAAAATCTGCAACATGAAAGGTTAGGTCGCCTTCAATCGTTTCAAAGATATCGTCAATTAATTCATTAGCGGATTCGGGATCCATAACATCATCCGTGTTTGCAATAAGAAGAACAACACCATCACCGCCTTGTGAGTTAATAAACTCAACACCGTCATTAATCAGCGATGGAAGATTTCCATAATTAGCGAGATTATCTTCGGTAATATTTTCGAATGTTTGAGCAATAGTTACGCTATCGGCCGGAAGCCAAACATCACTTGTTCTATCAATAGTCAATCTTGAGAAGGCAATATTAAAACTATCGGCATCGCTCAAATAGTTAAGAAGTGAGTTCTTTGTTCCGTTTAATATTTCGGATTTAGTTATTGTTGAATTTGTCAGCTTGTAATCAAAAAGTACCATTACTTTTTTGCTCGTTTCACTACTTAAAATTTCGGAAGGGAGTAAAGCAAGTTGATAATAGTCTTCATTTTCTTCCGTAAATGTGCTTAGATAAATTCCTTCTTGCATTGGTGACTTTAATGAGAAAGTAAGATTGTTGTATAAGTAACTCGTTGGAATTTCAACAAACTGATAATCACCAAATGTTGTATCAGAACCATTTTCAAAAGTTAATTCGGGATTTTCAACAATTTCGGGCGAAGTCCATTGTTCGGTTGGATAAACAACTAATCTAAGTTTATCAACCTCTTTTGCAGAAGTAGTTAAAAGCTCGGTCGGTAAAGACGCCATTACTCTCGAAGCCGTCCAGTCCGTCGGAACTAAATAAGTAATTTTCACCTTGCGGGGAAGATCTTTTAAAAGCGGAAAAACTCTTAGCTCATAGTAATCACTATTTCCATAATAACCTTCTCTCTTGAATAGAATAGAAGGGTCAAGATTTCGTCCGACAATTTCATTATAGATCGATCCCGCGGTCCATTCGTCCATTATCTCGGCTTGGATAATTTCGTCTTCTATCCAAAGCCATGAATCGTGTACAATAGCATCATCACCCAAAGTAAAAATTAGTTCGGCTTCAAGACTATCGTTTTCATTATAATAGTTGGGTGTTGTTACGGCAAATGTTAAATATAATCCATACTCAAAAAAAACACCTTTCGGTTTAATGGTTAACGTTGCTTCTTCTATCGTTCCTTGTTCAACCCACCATCCCCAATCCGGTTTAATTATGTATAAGGAATTTTGGGAGAAAAGTTGAATTGAGAACAACAGAAAAAAGCATGAAGTAATTAATAATTGTAATTTTTGTTTCATACCCGCCTCTCCTTTTGAAACACAATTGTTAATGTAAGGAATTGAATAGAAAGAATCTTAATTTAAAATGAGAAAATGAGGTAAAAATTTGGTTTTTAGGACATAATATCAATTTTGCATGGTGATGCGATAAAATGATATTTAAATAATGTAAGTGAAAAAGGCGGTGAGTATTACACTTTTTCGAGAATTATAATTGATAGATCATCACTCATCTTTGTGTTGCCGCGATAATCGTCAATCACATTTACAATATAATTCCCGAGTTCCGGTGCCGGTCGATGTCTTTGATTATTGAGTACTGTTAATAATCGTTGTTCACCGAAGAACTGCCCTTCTTCATTTGTTGCTTCCGTTAATCCGTCGGAATAAATTAAAAATTTATCATTTTGATTCAACTCGAGAACTTCTTCGTTTAGATCAAGATCTTTAATTAAACCTAATGCAGCTCCGCCTTTGCTGAGAGGAATAATAGAGTCATCTTTAATTACTAGAGGCGGCATATGACCGGCATTAATATATTTGATTTGGTTTTTGTTTGCTTCAATTTCAAGATAGAACAATGACGCAAAAATACTTTTCAAACTATCGCGGTGGAAAATTTTATTTATCTTACTCATCAATTCGGTTAAAGATGAATTCTCGTCAGCGAGCGCCCTAATTGTCGCTTGCAGCTTTGCCATAATCAATGCGGCACTCAAACCTTTACCGGCAACGTCACCGATTGAAATTCCGAATTTAGTTTTTGAGAGTTGAATATAATCTATTAAATCACCGCCTACATCGTTAGCCGATTTTGTAAACAACCAAACATTCCAGCCTTCAATTTCCGGATTTGAATCCGGCATTAAAGCCGATTGAACTTTATGTCCCGCTTCAAGTTCATCTTTAGCTAAAAGTTTATCTTTAAGTTCCAGCATAAGGACAAAAACCAAAATTATTCCACCAAGAATATGTGAATTGCTACCACCGGTGGTACCCGTCCCGGTTTCGAACTGAACATTGGATATTAATATGAGTGCAATTCCAAGGACAAACATCAATCTTCTAACAGGAGTCATACGAAAAAACATTGCGCGCAGCAGCCACCATGAGATCTTAAAGAAACGTTTAAAAGCGCCCATGTCTTTGAGCTGTTCTTTTTTCTCGTCGTCTAAAAAGTTTTCTTTTAAATCCCGGTAGTCTTCGGATAAATTTTTGCGAAGATCAGGTTGACGCAGGTCGTCTCTTATGGTATGACGAATTTTCGGTTCTTCTTTTTGTGCCATTTAAGTTTTAATATGATTGTTATGTCTTGGTTATTAAGACGTCTTAAGATAGGGTTTTGTTTTGAATTGAGAAAATGGAAGTAGAGACTTGATCACGCCACAGGCGGACAAGTTAATCAAGTCTCTACAAATGAGGACTTATTGTATCTTTTTGGCAGGCATTTCTCTTCCGCCTTGAAACAATGTTAAACTCTCAACTTTTCCTTCGTTATTTCGATTGAATTTAATTTGTGCATCAACTACGGTTAAATAAAATTCAGTTTCGCTTGATGGATAAACCTCAAATTCCGGTTGACCGGTTGCCTGTGTATATAATTGACCGGCTTCATGTCTGATTGTTAATATAAAGTTTGGTGCAAGTTCATATTTGCCGACATACTCGTTTAATATATCTTCGCCGACGGTTATTTCTTTTTTATACTCAACGCCTAATTCTTTTAATTTTTCAATTCCGTTTTGATTACCCGGATTCATATCAACTGATTTTTTGTAATACTCAATGGCTTTTTCATTATTTCCCGTTTTCATTAAAGCTTCCGCATAACTGTCGTAAGCGTTATACCAGTCAGAATATTCATTCATGTTAAGTTCGAAAACTTTTAAAGCAGCTGACAAATCATTTTTTGTATTCATTAAATAATAACCGAGAGAATTGAATTCGGCTCGGTCTCTATAGAATAAATCAAGCTGATCGGATTCTTTTAATTTGCTGTAATAATTCAGCGCTTCATCAATCCCTTCATCCACATATTTTTGATATACTGCCAGAGCAATTCCTTTTTTAGGATATTCGAAATCCAATCCGTTTATAATATTATAAATTTGGTTGGACATAAACCCGAGCGGAGCGCCGCCGGTATTGTTTAACAAAACAATCAATTGTCCTTTCTCAGGTATTCTGGAAATCAAAGTATTAAAACCGTTTATACCGCCGCCGTGACTGATAATTTTTTCAACTTCATCGTCGCCGTCAATATCTTTTTCAACAATCGACCAGCCGTAACCGTAATGACCGCCCATCGCGGCAACATGCGGGGTGAACATTAAATCAAGAGATTCTTGAGTTAAAAGTCCCGGCTGATAAAGTGCCTGATCCCATTTAAATAAATCACCTACAGTAGAATACATTGATCCGGCTGCATAAGGCAATTCCATATTTATGTATGGAGCATTTGTATATTCTATAAATAAGAATGAGTAACCATCGGCTCGTTTAGAAATGATTTCTTCATATTTATCGAAGCCTGTTTCTTTCATGTTAAGCGGATCAAGAATGTAATGATGTAAAGCCTCGGCGTAAGTCATTCCCGTAATTTCTTCAATGATAACACCAAGTAAGTAATAACCGGAATTATTGTAAGCCCAATCCGCACCCGGCTCAAAATCAAAGTCACCCATGCAATACTGCTTTACAAATTCTTCAACCGTGTAATCTCTTTTACTGTCCTTACCGAAAAAATCGGGATGACTTGTATAGCTCGGTATGCCGGAAGTATGAATTAACAATTGATGAATAGAAACTTTTTCTCCCGTATCTTTTCTGTAGTAGGGAATATGATCGGTAATTTTATCTTCTAATTTTAATTTACCTTCTTCACGAAGTTTTAAAATTACTGCAGCGGTAAATTGTTTTGTAATTGAACCGAGACGAAATTTTGTGTCGATATCATTCGGTATATTCCATTCACGGTTTGCAAATAAATATCCTTTTTGAAAAATTACTTCTTGGTTATCAGCTACAAGAGCTGACCCGGTAAAAGAATTATACTCAACCGTTTTTTGTATGAACTCATCAATCGTTCCGGCTTTCTCTTGTGCGTTGAGTTCAACAATCCCGATAATTAATACAATTGCAGAAATGATAAAGAATATCTTACGCATATTTTTTCCCGATGTTAGTTAATAATCCTTTGGACGAACTTATACTGCTATTGGTTACAGAAATGATACACTTTAAAAGTATGTTTATTCAAAAAATAGTTTTTTTGCAATTACATTCTTTTTACTGAAATTTCATTATCAAAAATACGTGGTTTTCCAATGAATAAAACGAATGGTTACCTAAACACACTGGCTATTTGTCTATGTTTATTAATTATAATCCCATCCTGTAGTGAAGAACCTCAAAGTATTGAACGTAAATTCG
It contains:
- a CDS encoding PP2C family protein-serine/threonine phosphatase encodes the protein MAQKEEPKIRHTIRDDLRQPDLRKNLSEDYRDLKENFLDDEKKEQLKDMGAFKRFFKISWWLLRAMFFRMTPVRRLMFVLGIALILISNVQFETGTGTTGGSNSHILGGIILVFVLMLELKDKLLAKDELEAGHKVQSALMPDSNPEIEGWNVWLFTKSANDVGGDLIDYIQLSKTKFGISIGDVAGKGLSAALIMAKLQATIRALADENSSLTELMSKINKIFHRDSLKSIFASLFYLEIEANKNQIKYINAGHMPPLVIKDDSIIPLSKGGAALGLIKDLDLNEEVLELNQNDKFLIYSDGLTEATNEEGQFFGEQRLLTVLNNQRHRPAPELGNYIVNVIDDYRGNTKMSDDLSIIILEKV
- a CDS encoding FlgD immunoglobulin-like domain containing protein — encoded protein: MKQKLQLLITSCFFLLFSIQLFSQNSLYIIKPDWGWWVEQGTIEEATLTIKPKGVFFEYGLYLTFAVTTPNYYNENDSLEAELIFTLGDDAIVHDSWLWIEDEIIQAEIMDEWTAGSIYNEIVGRNLDPSILFKREGYYGNSDYYELRVFPLLKDLPRKVKITYLVPTDWTASRVMASLPTELLTTSAKEVDKLRLVVYPTEQWTSPEIVENPELTFENGSDTTFGDYQFVEIPTSYLYNNLTFSLKSPMQEGIYLSTFTEENEDYYQLALLPSEILSSETSKKVMVLFDYKLTNSTITKSEILNGTKNSLLNYLSDADSFNIAFSRLTIDRTSDVWLPADSVTIAQTFENITEDNLANYGNLPSLINDGVEFINSQGGDGVVLLIANTDDVMDPESANELIDDIFETIEGDLTFHVADFQNRNVKYVYIGNQYYEGNQYFYNNISRMTGGNLTRMLDGYSFNELLTKAFQGVGGFISTFDLYTSLTNGFCYGRYNINLTGSSTYLDMPIFQLGKFNGSGDFTVEINGVYEGNVFTRNFEITDDIADQSDSTLRKMWVSRYIKELEGQGSANNIISEIIGTSISNRVLSYHTAFICLEPSLGGEVCYDCRDDGGGSTDVETDSVNVIEEFSLAAYPNPFNSQTKIRVNLPPGMLSDNISFKIYNILGQVVKTFELNPNTKGTYEFNWDGRNDYGETVSSGIYIFVAITPQKTHSVKLQMIK
- a CDS encoding thioredoxin family protein, producing the protein MAATPSAMVELGTKAPGFNLPDTISGKQISLDEIKSDKATVVMFICNHCPYVIHIIEKLSEVIKEYQKKGISFVAISSNDVQNYPQDSPDKMKEFAEEFNFSFPYLYDETQEVAKAYQAECTPDIFVFDKELKLVYRGQFDDSRPSKDTQVTGKDLTAALDAILEGKHVSEKQIPSVGCNIKWKR
- a CDS encoding serine hydrolase encodes the protein MRKIFFIISAIVLIIGIVELNAQEKAGTIDEFIQKTVEYNSFTGSALVADNQEVIFQKGYLFANREWNIPNDIDTKFRLGSITKQFTAAVILKLREEGKLKLEDKITDHIPYYRKDTGEKVSIHQLLIHTSGIPSYTSHPDFFGKDSKRDYTVEEFVKQYCMGDFDFEPGADWAYNNSGYYLLGVIIEEITGMTYAEALHHYILDPLNMKETGFDKYEEIISKRADGYSFLFIEYTNAPYINMELPYAAGSMYSTVGDLFKWDQALYQPGLLTQESLDLMFTPHVAAMGGHYGYGWSIVEKDIDGDDEVEKIISHGGGINGFNTLISRIPEKGQLIVLLNNTGGAPLGFMSNQIYNIINGLDFEYPKKGIALAVYQKYVDEGIDEALNYYSKLKESDQLDLFYRDRAEFNSLGYYLMNTKNDLSAALKVFELNMNEYSDWYNAYDSYAEALMKTGNNEKAIEYYKKSVDMNPGNQNGIEKLKELGVEYKKEITVGEDILNEYVGKYELAPNFILTIRHEAGQLYTQATGQPEFEVYPSSETEFYLTVVDAQIKFNRNNEGKVESLTLFQGGREMPAKKIQ
- a CDS encoding PqqD family protein translates to MNRLNKLAVNSEGFIFDPTTGDSYTVNPTGLFIINSLREGKEIDQIAEELSKEFEETPEEISSDISDFITHLNTYNIY
- a CDS encoding ATP-grasp domain-containing protein, encoding MKELKIAVSGINAVDNPGPGVGVARSLKEDPDLNVKVIGLAYDAMEPGIYLDWLIDKTFILPYPSSGKDALLERLSYIKDSYGLDFVIPNLDSELPIYTKYTKEIEEFGIKIFVPTESQYKLRAKDKLLQVAERVKIDLPKTSVVSSPEELIKEVEKIGLPVMVKGAYYKAERAYTTQEAMSHFHKISAEWGYPIILQEVVKGEEMNVVGVGDGEGNLLGKLGLKKMWITSLGKIWTGVSIKNELMMNAASNFVKEYKWKGPFELECIVDKEKVYLIEINPRFPAWSYFATGCGINLPANMIKKALDLPFELDKDYDAGKLYVRYTYETITDMSTFQNVITKGEN